A segment of the Bradyrhizobium sp. CCBAU 53340 genome:
ATATTCTCATCGCCGGTGACGGCCAGAACGTTGCGGTGCGAGGCAGGGACGGGCAGCTGCATCTGATCAGGACGAGGAAGGACAATTTCCTGCTCAAGGAGTGGCTTGCGGCGGACGCTGATCCGCGCGACGCGGCCAGCGGTTCGCTCGGTGACGGCGTTTCATGCGACGATGCCGGCTGCGTGACACCGCTTGCCGACGGCCGCATGGTTGCGCTGGCCCTGCGCATCGACGCGCTGGCCGATGATTGCAGCCGCGCGGCACTGGTGGTGACGACAAGGCCTGCGCCGCCGGATTGTCGCGCGATGGTGGTCAACCGGCCGCGTCTGGCGAGCCAGGGCGCGCTGACGCTAACACCCCGCGGCGATGGTTTTGCGATTGCGGCGGTGAGGGCGAGGGGCGCAAATCGCCCCTGGTCGCCGGCGGCGGCCGGCGATGGAGATTTCGAATTGACCCTCGTGCCACGGTCGACAGCTCCGCGCTCCAAGGACGCAACACCGTCCGAAGCCGACCTTCAGGCCGAGGATTAAAACCGACGGTTCAACCGATCGGCAGGCCCGGAGTTGTCGACTGTCTGTCGGCCACCACCTGCGGCTTGTGCTCGCGCTCGCCGAGCGGCTGGGTCACAGGCAGTTGCAGCACGGTTGCGCGCTGGCCTTCGACGAGCTGCGTCACCAGCACGTACTTGCCGTCGGGGAATTCGATCGCGTCGTGATGACGATCGGGAATGTGCGGATCGATCTTGCCGAACTTGCCGACGCGGGAATTGACGGTGCGCGTCCAGATCCAGCGGTTGTCGTAGCGGACGTTGTCGGCGAAGGCGAGCTCCGTTCCCGGCAGCAGGCAGACCGCGACCGACATGTCGGCTTCGGAGGCGAAGCCGCGCGTCGAGGTGCCGCGGAACGTTGTCGTGACGATGGTCTCGCCAACTTCTGCGGGACGTGTCGCGACGGCATGCAGGCTATAGTCACACATCGGGTGCTCCTCATGCAGGGATAGCGACCCACGTCCCTTATCGAGGCGCAGGCCTCTACCAGAGTGTAAGCATGAAAGCTCCGCTCGGTTGTAGGCAAATCTGCGGCTTGGATCCGCAAGCTACAATCACAATATCTTTCCCGAATTCGCTAGGAACAAAGCCTGCGTCCGCGCATTCGGCAAGCTTCTCCGTCAGCGTCCGGCCGGCGCCGACCAGCCCGAATATTGCCAGGCAGGCTGCGCCCGCTGATCCATGGCGTTGCGGGCATCGCGGAATTGCGCGCTGGCTGCCTGCGGCGCCTTGCGCGCGTGATGCTGGGGCTGCTTGGCAAAGGCCTGCGACGCAGATGCTGCGATCAGCATAAGCGTGACGGTGCTCAAGATGGTCTTGCGCATGGTTGTCTCCTCGGTCTCCTGATGGGCCTCGCGAAGCGATAACGCTTCGTTGCGGCGTGCCGAGGATGTAGCGCTGAAGAGGTGGCCGGATAATCTGTGCAAAACCAGAAAGACTATCCAGCCGGAGCGGACAATCGTCCGCTCCATCAGTCGATGGCGATCACCGATCGCGCGAGAGCGAGGCGCTCAGTATTTCCGGTACAGGCCGATCAGCTTGCCCTGGATCTTGACCCGGTTGGGCGGAAGGATGCGGACCTCATAGGCGGCATTCGCTGGCTCCAGCGCGATCGAGGCACCGCGGCGGCGGAAGCGCTTCAAGGTCGCCTCCTCATCGTCGATCAGGGCGACCACGATATCGCCGGTGTCGCAGCTCTCGTTGCGCTGGATCAGTGCCATGTCGCCGTCGAGAATACCGGCGTCGACCATCGAATCGCCGCGCACCTCGAGTGCGTAGTGCTCGCCCGCACCCAGCATGTCCGGTGGGACGCTGATGGTGTGGCTGCGGGTCTGCAAGGCCTCTATCGGTGTACCGGCCGCGATCCGGCCCATCACGGGCACCGCGACGGGACGCTCGCCCTCGTCGGCGGGCGGGCTCGACGTCGTGCGCAGCTTGCCGAGATTGCCCTCGATGACGCTCGGCGTGAAGCCGCGGCGATTGCCGGCGGCGGCCTGCAGCTCGGGCAGCTTGATCACTTCGATGGCGCGGGCGCGGTTCGGAAGGCGGCGGATGAAGCCGCGCTCCTCGAGCGCCGTGATCAGGCGATGGATGCCTGACTTCGAGCGCAGATCGAGCGCGTCCTTCATCTCGTCGAAGGAGGGCGGTACGCCGCTTTCCTTCAGCCGCTCGCTGATGAACCGCAGGAGCTCGTATTGTTTGCGCGTTAACATCTCGACCAAAATCCCCCTGACGATGTCGTTCGATTCCGAGACGCTGGATTCAGCGATAAGCCGCTACATGCTCGAAACAAATCATGAACGGACACTATATGTTCGATACATGTTCCGCAACTGCTTAATTTACCGTGAACGCCACAAAGTTCGCGGAACGCACGCGAACGAAGCGGTCAGGCGGGCAGTCGCAATACCTCGCAGGGCATGCCGGCCTCGGCCTTCGGCGCAAACGGCGCGCGCACGAGAAGTGCCTGTGCCGCAGCGAGATTCGCAAGCAGCGAGGAATCCTGGTGATTGACGGGAACGGCGACGAGCGTGCCGTCGTCACGTGTGTCGAGGCGCGCGCGCAAATAGTCCTCGCGCTGGTCGTTGGCGCCGACGTCGCGGCCGAGCACGGCGCGTTCGCGGCGGTGATGAATCACCGAGCGGCCTGATAACGCGCGAATCAGCGGCACCATGAACAGGAAGCCGCAGACGTAAGATGACACCGGATTGCCGGGCAGGCCGATCACCCGCATTGCCCCGAGCTGCCCGTTCATCATCGGCTTGCCCGGCCGCATCGCGATCTTCCAGAACGCCATCGCGGTGCCTTCATCGCGGAGCGCCTGCTGCACCAGATCGTGGTCGCCGACCGAGGCTCCGCCGGTCGTGACCAGGATGTCGGCGCCGCTCTCGCGCGCGCAGCGGATGCCGGCGGTGGTGGCGGCAAGCGTGTCGGCGGCAACGCCGAGATCGATGGTGTCGGCGCCCTCGCTGCGGGCAAGCGCATGCAGGGCGTAGCCGTTGGAATAGACGATCTGGCCGGGGCCGGGCGTGGTGCCCGGCATCACCAGCTCGTCGCCGGTGGCCAGGATCGCGACTTTCGGACGGCGGCGAACGGCAAGCTGCGGGCGGTTCATGCCGGCAGCGAGGGCCAGGTCGCGCTCGGTCAGCCGCGCGCCCTGGCGCAGCAGCACGTCGCCCTCGCGAAAATCGATGCCGGCAGGGCGGATGTGCCGGCCGGTCATGGCGGCTTCCTTGATCGTGATGCGCCCGCCGTCGGCAACGGTATCCTCCTGGATGATGACCGCGTCGGCGCCGTCGGGAACGACACCGCCGGTGAAGATCCGCACGGCTTCGCCGGCGCCAACGGTTCCTGCGAAGGGACGGCCGGCTGCAACCTCGCCGATGACAGCGAGCTGTGTGTCGACCTTCGCCGCATCGGCCGCGCGGACGGCATAGCCATCCATCGCCGACATGGCCTGCGGCGGCTGCGTCCGCAGCGCCGCGACGTCGCGCGCCAGCACACGGTGAAACGCCTGGTCGAGAGCGACCGCTTCTTCAGCCAACGGCTCTGCGCCCGCAAGCACGGCGGCAAGCGCATCGGATACCGGCATCAGGGCCACGGCGAACTCCCGCAACATCAGCAAAAGACTCGGTCGGCAAGGTTTCTAGCCGAGCGGCGAGGCCGACGCAAAAGGCCAGGGGATGATCTGCAATGCGCGCGGGATTCTCTGCGGCGTGCTGGCGGCCGCCGCCCTTGACGATCTCCAGCGCAAAGGCGGCTTCTGCCCGGGTGAGGCCGCCATAGCGCTAGCGCAAGGCCTCGAATTGCGCCCTGGCGCCGAGCTCGGGGTCGGTGATGAGCACCATCGCGCTCGATCGCCAGCCGGAGGCGAGAGGTATGGCATTCTCAGTCCATTCGCTGCCGGCTGGTGTCGCCTGCACGTGCAATGGCACGCGGCCAGGCGGTCGATGCAGGCGCATCTCGCCGCCGATGCGATCCGGATTGTCGAGGCTGCAGGAGCCGATCAGTGCGCGCAGACGATGGCCGTCCTCGACGTTGACGGCTCGAACGTCACGACCGCGTTATGGGATTGCTTCTCGACGAATTGCCATCTTCCGCGACATCAGGCGCCTGGAGCCCCTGGTCCTTGTCGGGCATCGGATCGGCCTGGGCCTTCAAATCGGCTGCCTTGCTGATCAGCTTTGCGGAAAGCTCAGAATCCGAGGTGGATCTGGCGAATTTCATCAGCAGAGAGGCCTGCTTGGTGAGGTAGGTTTTGCCCAACACGTCGATACGTCCAGTTCCGATGTAGAATTCCCAACGGACTCAAGAGTCCGAAGGCGGGCATTCCGTTCCCGGAACTTCGTATAAAAATGCACAGAGCGATTTGGTTCCTGGTTCCAGGCGGAAATTGTTCCCGACCGGCCGGGCCGGGGCCGTCCGCATCCGTCGGATCAGATCCCCAGCGCCCTCAGTGCATTCCCGACCGCGGTCGGCGAGGTCACATGCACGGCGGTCAACCCGCGGGCGCGGGCACCCTCGACGTTCTCGGCCAGATCGTCGAAGAACACGATACGGTCGGCCGGCACCCCGATCGCGGCAACAACATGGTCGAAGGCTTCCGCATCCGGTTTGCGCAGCCCGATGCTGGAGGACAGGTACAGCTCGCGGAAATGGCCAAGCAGCTCGGCATATTCCTTCGAAAAATGGTCCACATGCGGTCGATTGGTATTTGAGAACGCGTAGAGCGGCATCCGCTTCGCCGCGCGCTGCAGCAGCTCCGCGATGTCGGGCATCTCGCCGGCGAAGATCGCGTTCCAGCCCTCGAGGAACTGTGCATCCGAAATGCCGATGCCGAGCGAGGCGCGCAGCGACTGGAAATAATCCGCGTCGCTGATCTTGCCGACCTCGTGCAAGCGGTAGGCCTCGCTGTCGCGCACGTAGCGTGCGACGATCGCCTCAGGCTGGCACCCGGCATGTCCCGCCCAGCAGGCGATCGCCTTGGAGAAATCGATGTCGAGCACCACGCGCCCGAGATCGAACAGGAGCGCATCCGCGCTGCCGGGAGAGAGCGATGTCATTGCGTCGATTTCTCGTCAGTAACGATATGGTTCGTGATCGAACAGCGGGAATGCGCTGAACACGCTCGGCGGGTTGGTTGCAGTGGCCGGGTGCAGGCAGGATTTGTCGATATCGGCGAACGAGGTAGCGCCCAAAAGACCGAGGCAGCGCAGCACCTCGTCCTCGAGCAGCTCCAGCATCCGCGCCACGCCTGTCTCGCCGGCCGCGGCGAGCGCCCAGCATTGCAGCCGACCGATGCCGACCAGATCGGCGCCCGCGGCGATCGCCTTGACGATGTCGGTGCCGCGGCAGATGCCGCCATCGACCATGATCTTCGCGCGGCCCTTCACCGCGTCGACGATCTCGGGCAGCACGTGCATGGCGCCGCGGCCGTGGTCGAGCTGGCGGCCGCCATGGTTGGAGACATAGATCCACTCGACGCCGTGATCGATTGCGATCTGCGCATCCTCGGCCGTGGCGATGCCTTTGATGATGAGCGGTATCCTGAACTTGTCCTTGATCATCTTCACGGTCCGCCACTCCAGTCCCTTCTGGAAATCGCCCCCGGTGGCGCGCAGGCGGCTCTCGCGGACGTAACGCTTGGCAATGTCGCGCTCGCGGCGGCTGTAGTGGGCGGTGTCGACGGTCAGGCAGAAGGCGGCATAGTTGGCTTTCTCGGCGCGGCTGACGACGTCGGCGACAAAGGCGTCATCGCCGCGGACATAGAGCTGGTACATGCGCAGCGCATCGGGGGCGGCTTCGGCGGTCTTTTCCAGACCCGGCTCGGAGACCGAGCTCAGCATATGCGAGGCACCGAAGGTGCCGGCGGCGCGGGCGACGCTGGCGGCGCCGAAGGGATCGAAGATCTCCAGCGCACCGACTGGGGCGAGCACCACGGGCAGGCGCATCTTGCGCCCGAACTGCTCAACGGAGCCGTCGACCTTACGCACATCGCGCAGCACGCGCGGGCGGAAAGCGATCTCGTCCAGCGCCATGCGGTTGCGGCGCATCGTGGTCTCGGTTTCGGCGGCGCCGACGATGTAGTCCCAGGCGTTCTGGTTGAGGTTGGAACGGGCCTTCCGGATGAATTCGTGCAGGTTCTGGAACGGCTCGTTGCTGGCGCCGAGCTCGACGTTCCGTTCCGGCCGGAGTGCTTCGTTCATTTGTTATCCTCCCGAGAATTTGAAGCCTTATGCCATCGCCTATCCCGTCCGGCCCTCCAAAACCATCCTAAAATCGCATAGCTGCGAGGCGTGACGTGGCGGCCGATTCTCGCTCCGCGGGAGCCGGTCTTCCGAACGTTGCCAAATGTTTAGGTCGAGGCGAAGAGGTTTCTGCGGTATACCCGCCGGTGTGGCGTGCCGGCCTTGAAGAAACCAGAATGATATTGTGAGAACCGGGTTGGATCGCCATTTGCATGGCGGCTGCCAAGCCTCAAAAGAACCGCTAAGCGAAAAGGCTACCCATTCCATGCGGAAAACCCTGCTGTTCCCCTTGGGCGCGCTCACTGGAGCATGCCTGACCCTCCTCGTATCCGGTCCGCAGGGCGGACTCTGGGCGGCACGGGCGGCGGCGGGCGCAGATAGCGCCTATTCCCAGCTCAATCTGTTCGGGGAGGTTTTCGAGCGGGTGAAGGCGAGCTATGTCGAGAAGCCCGACAATTCCAAGCTGATCGAAGGTGCGATCACGGGCATGGTCACCTCGCTCGATCCGCATTCGCGTTACATGAACGACAAGGCCTGGACCGAGATGCAGGAGACCACCTCCGGCGAGTTCGGCGGCCTCGGCATCGAGGTCACGATGGAGGAGGGCTTGGTCAAGGTCGTCTCCCCGATCGACGACACGCCGGCGTCCAAGGCCGGCATCATGTCCGGCGACCTCATCAGCAAGATCGACGGCGAGGCCGTGCAGGGCATGACGCTCGAGCAGGCCGTCAACAAGATGAAGGGGCCGGTCGACACCCAGACCAAGCTCACCATCGTGCGCAAGGGCGCCGATGCCCCGCTCGATGTCGCGATCAAGCGCGAGATCATCCATGTGCGCCCGGTGCGCTTCCACGTCGAGAACGGCGACATCGGCTATATCCGCATCACCTCATTCAACGAGCAGACCACCGACGGGCTGAAGAAGGCGATCGCCTCGATCTCCAAGGATGTCCCGCAGGAGAAGCTCGTCGGCTATGTGGTGGATCTGCGCAACAATCCGGGCGGCTTGCTCGACCAGGCCGTGTCGGTCTCGAGCGCGTTCCTCCAGCGTGGCGAGGTCGTCTCGACCCGCGGCCGCAATCCCGAAGAGACCCAGCGCTTCACCGCCCATGGCGGCGACCTCATCAAGGGCAAGCCGCTGGTGGTCCTGATCAACGGCGGCTCGGCCTCGGCCTCGGAGATCGTGTCGGGCGCGCTGCATGACCACAAGCGCGCGACGCTGATCGGTACGCGCTCGTTCGGCAAGGGCTCGGTGCAGACCATCATTCCGCTCGGCACCGGCAACGGTGCGCTGGCCCTCACCACGGCGCGCTACTACACGCCGTCGGGCCGCTCGATCCAGGCCCAGGGCATCGCGCCCGACATCGAGATCCTTCAGGACGTCCCGGCCGAGCTGAAGGGCCGGGTCGACACCATGGCGGAGTCGCAGATGCGCGGGCATCTCTCGGCCGCCGACGGCACCGAGCAGACCGGATCGCAGTCCTACGTCCCGCCGGAAGAGAAGGACGACAAGGCGCTGCACGCGGCCTACGACTTCCTGCACGGCGTCACCGTGAATGCGGCCGCCGCGAAGCCGGCGCCCAAGACGACTGTGCCGAACTAGACTGTCCGGTCCCTGCGACCTGCAAAAGATTCGCCCGGGCGTGGATGGCCACGCCCGGGCGAATTCGTTTCAGTCGCGCCGTTCGGGCGCGGCGTTTGAGAGGTCCTAGCTCGCCTCGCGGCGACGGGCCTCGCTGCCGTCGCGCTGAGCCAGACGGCTGCGATGGAGCGCGAACAGCTCCATGATCTTGTCGGCCGGCTTTGCGGCGCTGAACAGATAGCCCTGCATCTCGGTGCAGCCGAGCGTGCGGAGCAGGCGCTGCTGCTCTTCGGTCTCGACGCCCTCGGCCGTGGTCGCCATGCGGCGGGCGCTGGCGAGGTTGACCACGGCTTGCACGATGCTGGCGGAACCGTCGGGACCGGCGATGTCGTTGACGAAGCAGCGGTCGATCTTGATCTTGTCGAACGGGAAGCGATGCAGATAGCTCAGCGACGAGTAGCCGGTGCCGAAATCGTCGAGTGCGATGCGCACACCAATGGCGCGGAGCTGGTGCAGGATCGCAAGTGCGGTGTCGTCGTCGCGGATCAGCACGGCCTCGGTGATCTCGAGCTCCAGCCGGCTCGCCGGCAGATTTGAGGCGGCCAGCGCCGCCATGATCTTCAGCGCCAGCGTGCTGCTCTTGAACTGCACCGGGGAGACGTTGACGGCGAGGCGGATGTCGTCGGGCCAGCCGGCCGCATCGCGGCAGGCGGTCGCGAGTACCCATTCGCCGATCTCGTTGATCAGCCCGGTATCCTCCGCAATCGGGATGAACTCGGCGGGCGAGACCATGCCGCGTTCGGGGTGACGCCAGCGCACCAGCGCCTCGCAGCCGGTGATGCGGTCGTCCTTCAGGCTGAGGCAGGGCTGGTAGTAGACCTCGAGCCCGCCTTCGCGCCCGCCTTGGGCGATGGCGTGGCGCAGATCGATCTCGAGCTGGCGCCGCTCGCGCACCTTGGCATCCATCTCCGGCTCGAAGAAGCGATAGGTGCGACGGCCGGCGGACTTTGCGGCGTACATCGCCATGTCCGCGTTCTTCAGGATCTGGTCCAGCGCGGTACCGTGTTCCGGCGCCATTGCGATGCCGATGCTGGCGTCGGTGGTGAGATGATGGCCCATGCAATCGAACGGTGCGCGGATCGCGGCGAAGACCCGCGCCACGAGCGCGTTGACCTGGTCCTGCGAGCTCACTGCGTTCTGCACGATCGCGAATTCGTCGCCGCCGAGCCGCGCCACGAAGTCGGCCGGACCGGCGCAGTCGCGCAGGCTCTTGGCCACCGACTTCAACAGTTCGTCACCGACGAGATGACCGAGTGCGTCATTGACGCCCTTGAATTCGTCGATGTCGATGTAGTGCACCGCGAGCTCTTCGCCGTCGACGATGGCGGTGAGCTCGTCGCGCAGGTGTTCGTGGAACATGGCGCGGTTGGGCAGGTCCGTCAGCGCATCATAATGGGCGAGGTGGGTGATGCGCTCCTCGATGCGACGACGTTCGGTGATGTCCTCATGGGTCGCGACCCAGCCGCCATCGCCGAGCGGTTCGTTGACGATCTGGACCGAGCGGCCGTCGCTGGTGTCCACGACCATGGAGTTGCGCACATGGATGTCGCGCAGCACGCGCGCGACGTACAGGTCCACGTCGCCCGCGAACGAGCCCGTCGCCTTGCGGTGCACGATGATGTCGCGGAAGCTGCAGCCGGGCTTCACGGTCTCCGCCGACAAGCCGTACATTTCGATGTAGCGATGGTTGCAGACCACGAGCCGCCGCTCAGCATCGAACAGCAGCAGGCCCTGGGTCATGTTGTTGACGGCACGGTCGAGGCGCTGTTTCTCGAGCGTCATCCGCTCGCGGGACAGGCGGTGCTGCTCCAGGAGCTTGCGCACGATCGCGATCAGCACGCCCGCGATCGCGAGCGCCGAGGCGCCGGCGACCGAAATCAGGATGCCGATCTGCTCGCGCCAATCGGCAAGCGCTGCCGCGCGCGTGGTCGTCGCCATCATCAGGATCGGGAAGTGGGGCAAAGCCCGCGCCGAGATCAGTCGGTCTTCGCCGTCGATCGGGCTCACGACACGTCCGGCGAAGTGGTCGAGCGTGAAGATCTTCTGCTGCTCGTACGAACCGTTCCTGAAGTTGCGTCCCATCATCTCACT
Coding sequences within it:
- the lexA gene encoding transcriptional repressor LexA produces the protein MLTRKQYELLRFISERLKESGVPPSFDEMKDALDLRSKSGIHRLITALEERGFIRRLPNRARAIEVIKLPELQAAAGNRRGFTPSVIEGNLGKLRTTSSPPADEGERPVAVPVMGRIAAGTPIEALQTRSHTISVPPDMLGAGEHYALEVRGDSMVDAGILDGDMALIQRNESCDTGDIVVALIDDEEATLKRFRRRGASIALEPANAAYEVRILPPNRVKIQGKLIGLYRKY
- the glp gene encoding gephyrin-like molybdotransferase Glp, with product MALMPVSDALAAVLAGAEPLAEEAVALDQAFHRVLARDVAALRTQPPQAMSAMDGYAVRAADAAKVDTQLAVIGEVAAGRPFAGTVGAGEAVRIFTGGVVPDGADAVIIQEDTVADGGRITIKEAAMTGRHIRPAGIDFREGDVLLRQGARLTERDLALAAGMNRPQLAVRRRPKVAILATGDELVMPGTTPGPGQIVYSNGYALHALARSEGADTIDLGVAADTLAATTAGIRCARESGADILVTTGGASVGDHDLVQQALRDEGTAMAFWKIAMRPGKPMMNGQLGAMRVIGLPGNPVSSYVCGFLFMVPLIRALSGRSVIHHRRERAVLGRDVGANDQREDYLRARLDTRDDGTLVAVPVNHQDSSLLANLAAAQALLVRAPFAPKAEAGMPCEVLRLPA
- a CDS encoding HAD family phosphatase, with protein sequence MTSLSPGSADALLFDLGRVVLDIDFSKAIACWAGHAGCQPEAIVARYVRDSEAYRLHEVGKISDADYFQSLRASLGIGISDAQFLEGWNAIFAGEMPDIAELLQRAAKRMPLYAFSNTNRPHVDHFSKEYAELLGHFRELYLSSSIGLRKPDAEAFDHVVAAIGVPADRIVFFDDLAENVEGARARGLTAVHVTSPTAVGNALRALGI
- a CDS encoding alpha-hydroxy acid oxidase is translated as MNEALRPERNVELGASNEPFQNLHEFIRKARSNLNQNAWDYIVGAAETETTMRRNRMALDEIAFRPRVLRDVRKVDGSVEQFGRKMRLPVVLAPVGALEIFDPFGAASVARAAGTFGASHMLSSVSEPGLEKTAEAAPDALRMYQLYVRGDDAFVADVVSRAEKANYAAFCLTVDTAHYSRRERDIAKRYVRESRLRATGGDFQKGLEWRTVKMIKDKFRIPLIIKGIATAEDAQIAIDHGVEWIYVSNHGGRQLDHGRGAMHVLPEIVDAVKGRAKIMVDGGICRGTDIVKAIAAGADLVGIGRLQCWALAAAGETGVARMLELLEDEVLRCLGLLGATSFADIDKSCLHPATATNPPSVFSAFPLFDHEPYRY
- a CDS encoding S41 family peptidase translates to MRKTLLFPLGALTGACLTLLVSGPQGGLWAARAAAGADSAYSQLNLFGEVFERVKASYVEKPDNSKLIEGAITGMVTSLDPHSRYMNDKAWTEMQETTSGEFGGLGIEVTMEEGLVKVVSPIDDTPASKAGIMSGDLISKIDGEAVQGMTLEQAVNKMKGPVDTQTKLTIVRKGADAPLDVAIKREIIHVRPVRFHVENGDIGYIRITSFNEQTTDGLKKAIASISKDVPQEKLVGYVVDLRNNPGGLLDQAVSVSSAFLQRGEVVSTRGRNPEETQRFTAHGGDLIKGKPLVVLINGGSASASEIVSGALHDHKRATLIGTRSFGKGSVQTIIPLGTGNGALALTTARYYTPSGRSIQAQGIAPDIEILQDVPAELKGRVDTMAESQMRGHLSAADGTEQTGSQSYVPPEEKDDKALHAAYDFLHGVTVNAAAAKPAPKTTVPN
- a CDS encoding EAL domain-containing protein, producing MMTRYGTRLDQAFVRSGPIRWLVVGGTLLIAAIAVGAVLMAQNFRERALRNSSRELENTVLLLAHHFDQQLQDFAVIQKDLVDHVRVTGIATAEDFRKRLSGQDVHRMLRSKIEALPYMGGVNIIDADGNVINSSTAWPAPKVNVADRAYFRAFRYDPQAPDVLIEPVHSRISGAWTILIVRRIMGAHGEFMGIVGRGIEPANFEKFFETVRLGDGATISMLHRDGTLLARYPSSSEMMGRNFRNGSYEQQKIFTLDHFAGRVVSPIDGEDRLISARALPHFPILMMATTTRAAALADWREQIGILISVAGASALAIAGVLIAIVRKLLEQHRLSRERMTLEKQRLDRAVNNMTQGLLLFDAERRLVVCNHRYIEMYGLSAETVKPGCSFRDIIVHRKATGSFAGDVDLYVARVLRDIHVRNSMVVDTSDGRSVQIVNEPLGDGGWVATHEDITERRRIEERITHLAHYDALTDLPNRAMFHEHLRDELTAIVDGEELAVHYIDIDEFKGVNDALGHLVGDELLKSVAKSLRDCAGPADFVARLGGDEFAIVQNAVSSQDQVNALVARVFAAIRAPFDCMGHHLTTDASIGIAMAPEHGTALDQILKNADMAMYAAKSAGRRTYRFFEPEMDAKVRERRQLEIDLRHAIAQGGREGGLEVYYQPCLSLKDDRITGCEALVRWRHPERGMVSPAEFIPIAEDTGLINEIGEWVLATACRDAAGWPDDIRLAVNVSPVQFKSSTLALKIMAALAASNLPASRLELEITEAVLIRDDDTALAILHQLRAIGVRIALDDFGTGYSSLSYLHRFPFDKIKIDRCFVNDIAGPDGSASIVQAVVNLASARRMATTAEGVETEEQQRLLRTLGCTEMQGYLFSAAKPADKIMELFALHRSRLAQRDGSEARRREAS